The Verrucomicrobiia bacterium genome contains a region encoding:
- the murC gene encoding UDP-N-acetylmuramate--L-alanine ligase, which produces MLTMVKEKRSVLPVLRKIRSLHFVGIGGTGMCGMAEVLFNLGYRVTGSDLAPSEATDRLIKLGIPVAFGHKPENIFGANVVVISSAVKEENPEIRAARKEKIPVIRRAEMLGELMRMKFGIAVSGTHGKTTTTSMIGQILSSAGLDPTIVVGGRVVNLDTHAKLGQGEFMVAEADEYDRSFLMLSPHIAVATNLEADHLDYYKNLDEIKEAFVQFLNRVPFYGTIILCADEPNLRLIEPLLTRPVLRYGITCPARDCDFWGEDVQMEGLETHFVIKTKLGETQPITLHVPGLHNVKNALATAVVGREIGMGWDKIAAGLSEFRGVRRRFEIKGKGRGVIVVDDYAHHPTELETTIRAARAAFPKNRLIAVFQPHLFSRTRDFALEFAVALSHADRAVVTEIYPSREQPIPGVTSALILEGFEKVGYKNFEFVPKWEDVPNFLFPQLTEGDLVITLGAGSIYRAGEKLVELLK; this is translated from the coding sequence ATGCTGACGATGGTCAAGGAAAAACGCTCCGTGCTTCCGGTTCTGCGCAAAATCCGCTCGCTCCATTTCGTCGGTATCGGCGGCACGGGGATGTGCGGGATGGCGGAAGTGCTGTTCAATCTGGGCTACCGGGTCACCGGCTCCGATCTGGCCCCCTCGGAAGCGACCGACCGGCTCATCAAACTGGGCATTCCGGTGGCCTTCGGCCACAAGCCGGAAAACATCTTCGGCGCCAACGTGGTGGTTATCTCGTCGGCCGTGAAGGAAGAAAATCCGGAAATCCGGGCGGCCCGCAAGGAGAAAATCCCGGTCATCCGCCGGGCGGAGATGTTGGGGGAGCTGATGCGGATGAAGTTTGGCATCGCCGTCTCCGGCACGCACGGCAAAACCACCACCACTTCAATGATCGGGCAGATTCTTTCCTCGGCGGGCCTCGACCCCACCATTGTGGTCGGCGGCCGGGTCGTGAATCTCGATACGCACGCCAAGCTGGGGCAGGGGGAGTTTATGGTGGCGGAGGCGGATGAATACGACCGCTCCTTTTTGATGCTCTCCCCCCATATCGCCGTGGCCACCAATCTGGAAGCGGACCATCTGGATTACTACAAGAATCTGGACGAAATCAAAGAGGCGTTCGTGCAGTTTTTGAACCGGGTTCCCTTCTACGGGACGATTATCCTCTGCGCGGACGAGCCGAACCTGCGGCTGATTGAACCGTTGCTCACCCGCCCCGTTCTGCGCTATGGCATTACCTGCCCGGCCAGGGACTGCGATTTCTGGGGGGAGGATGTTCAAATGGAGGGGTTGGAGACCCATTTCGTCATCAAAACAAAGCTCGGCGAGACGCAGCCGATTACCTTGCATGTTCCCGGTTTGCACAACGTCAAAAACGCTCTCGCCACGGCCGTCGTGGGGCGGGAGATTGGGATGGGTTGGGATAAAATCGCCGCCGGTCTTTCGGAATTCCGCGGCGTGAGAAGAAGATTCGAGATTAAAGGGAAGGGGCGCGGGGTGATTGTGGTGGACGACTACGCCCACCACCCGACTGAACTGGAGACCACCATCCGAGCCGCCCGCGCCGCCTTCCCGAAAAATCGGTTAATCGCGGTTTTCCAGCCGCATCTTTTTTCCCGCACGCGGGATTTCGCCCTGGAGTTCGCCGTGGCGCTCTCGCATGCCGACCGGGCCGTGGTGACCGAAATCTATCCCTCCCGCGAGCAGCCGATTCCGGGGGTCACGTCGGCCTTGATTTTGGAGGGATTCGAGAAAGTGGGGTACAAGAACTTTGAATTCGTTCCCAAATGGGAGGATGTGCCAAACTTTCTGTTTCCGCAACTCACGGAGGGGGATTTGGTCATTACGCTGGGGGCCGGCTCCATTTACCGGGCAGGCGAAAAACTGGTGGAGCTTTTGAAATGA
- a CDS encoding FtsQ-type POTRA domain-containing protein produces MRRKLRNAGLGILLCLFILPWYFYFGPQAPEIARIVVEGTETVPPREIARKLTDLKGKPFSGFSTKLAAQEVLKDPRIEKTSVRFAFPNKLVVRVKEKKFDYLLVSNELFGLSEKMEIFPLGDSVKTGDRLVISGCGTFTGWYYRPTKTPAFGRVSNFLASVRKEFPEFLDRVSQFDFEDPNNVKAYLQQGGTEISLGAAPFEPKLLLLKQMAASGFPAGNLDLRQKNAVYGFVGVPEENK; encoded by the coding sequence ATGAGACGCAAACTGCGGAACGCCGGGTTGGGCATTCTTCTTTGCCTGTTCATTCTCCCCTGGTATTTCTATTTCGGCCCGCAAGCGCCGGAAATCGCCCGGATTGTGGTGGAGGGGACGGAGACCGTCCCGCCGCGGGAGATCGCCCGGAAGCTGACCGATTTGAAGGGGAAGCCCTTCTCCGGCTTCTCCACCAAGCTGGCGGCGCAGGAGGTCTTGAAAGACCCGCGCATCGAAAAAACATCCGTGCGCTTCGCCTTTCCCAACAAACTGGTGGTCCGGGTGAAGGAGAAAAAATTCGATTATCTGCTTGTCTCCAACGAGCTTTTCGGCCTCTCGGAAAAAATGGAGATTTTTCCCCTGGGCGACAGCGTAAAAACGGGCGACCGGCTCGTGATTTCCGGCTGCGGCACCTTTACCGGCTGGTACTACCGGCCGACTAAAACGCCGGCCTTCGGCCGGGTTTCCAATTTTCTGGCCTCCGTCCGCAAGGAGTTTCCGGAATTCCTGGATCGTGTTTCCCAGTTCGATTTCGAGGACCCGAACAATGTGAAAGCCTATTTGCAGCAGGGGGGTACGGAGATCAGTTTGGGCGCCGCGCCGTTTGAGCCGAAGCTTCTGCTTTTAAAACAGATGGCCGCCTCGGGCTTCCCGGCCGGGAATCTGGATTTGCGCCAGAAAAACGCGGTGTACGGCTTTGTCGGTGTGCCGGAGGAAAACAAATGA